The sequence GCGCGGGTTCCGGGCGAGCACCCGTCGGCGTCGCTCGCTCGACGGGGTCGTAGGGCGGGATCCGCCAGGATCGATCGCGTCGCGGAGGCTCAGTGCGCCGCGAGGTCCCCCGACGCGACCAGCGAAGGTTGGTAGTGCTCGGTGAAGAACCGGCTCACCATCTCCCGACGGCTCCGAACGCCGACCTTCTCGAAGATCGCCTTGAGGTGATCCTGAACCGTGTAGGGCGACACGGTGAGCAGGGCGGCGATCTCGTTCGTCGACCGGCCCTGCAGCACCAGCTCGGCCACGTCTCGCTCGCGCGGCGTGAGCCCGTAGGCCTGGACGATCAGCGGTGCGATCTCGGGCGATCGGGCGGGCTCGATGATGACCGCCACCTTTCCGTCCGCGGTCCCTTCAAGGAGGGCACCGTGGAGCACCAGCCACCGGCCGCCACGGGTGAGCGCGCGCACCCGTGGGACTCCGGCTCGCCGAAGATCGGGCTCGGAGCGCGCGACTGCGGCCACCGCGGCGACGCTCGAGGGGAGCCGGTCCGGGACGCTGATGCCGACCTCGGCGAGCTCGGCCATCCAGCGCAGCGCTGGCTCGGTGAGCGATTCGATCCGGCCGGCCGCGTCGATGACGACCAGCCCGGGCGCCTCGTCTCCTTCGCCCGCCGCCAGGGCCAGGGTCAACAGCGAACGCCGGAGGGCCTGCGCGATCGGCCGGGAAAGCTCGGCGAGGAACGCGGCCTCGGCGGGCGTGTAGTCCGGACGGCCGGCAGCGCGGAGGAAGAGTGCCGCGCCCCAGCACGCCTCGGAATCGACGAACGCGACGCGCATCTCGTCCCGGAAGCCTTCGTGGGTCAGGAGTTCGCGGTACCGCGAGCTTCGTTCGGGGTGCCCCTCGGTGGCGCCGCTCAGCGACGCGGCGGGCACGTCGGCTCGGGCAAGATCCGAGAACTTGTTGAGGTCGTCGACCATGTACTCGTTATGCGCCCAGGCGGCAGGGGCCGGGATCCCGAATTCGTTGTAGTGGGATGTCGGGAGCAGGGTCGCGGGGTCCAGCTGGTGCCAGCACGAAAGGTCGAACGGCGCGACCTTGCCGATGAGCCGATTCGCCTCCGCATAGAAGACGAGCGGATCGACCGTGGTCCGGCAGAGACGGATGACGTCCGCTCGGACGCGTTCCTGGCCAAGGTGTTCGTTCACCGTGGCCGGAGTATAGGTGCGCGGGTGCGGGCCGAACATCCCAGCTTCGTGGGATGGAGCTCACGGAGCGGGACACGTAACGTGGCGGCATGGTTGGCCAGACCGAGAAGTTCGCCCACAGAGGCAGCCGCTCCGCGTGCCCCCTTCCCGCCGAACTGCGAGAGCGGCTCGACGGGGAACTCGTCGTCTGGCTCAGCAGTGTTCGGCCGGATGGCGCGCCGCACCTGCTGCCGCTCTGGTTCGCGTGGGACGGGGAGGCGATCACGATCTACAGCAAGCCGGAAGCCCAGAAGGTGCGGAACGTTCGACGCGACCCGCGGGTGATGGTGGCCGTCGGCCAGGCGGGGTCGGCCTTCACGGTGACGCTGCTCGAAGGCGTCGCCGAGGTGGTGGAAGGGCCGGGCGAACCCTCGGCCGAGAGCGGTCGCCTGGCCCGCTACCGGGATGCGATGCGCCAGCTGGGGATCGGGGTCGAGGACTTCCTCGCCACGTACTCGCAGCGGATCCGGATCCAGCCGGTGCGCGTCCTCGATTGGGGGATGCCGGACTGGCGTGCGGCCGTCGCCGCGGCTCGATCGCCGGACGCTCAGGTCGAACGAGTTACGGTCGCGTCCCCATTCCTCACGGCAGTCGCCACCGGGGCAGCGATATTCCGTTGAGCCGAGACCGGCAGGTCCGGCTCCGGCGTTTCACGGGCCGCTGCGGCGGCGCGGGCGGCAACGTCCGCCTCGAGCGCCGCCTGGAGCGGGGCGATACCGCCCTCAAAGGAGTGGGCGAGCAGCGGTCCGATCTCCTCGAGCTTCGCCCGATCCTTGGCACTCGACGGACGGAGGACCCGGACGGAGACCCGGGTGCCGGCCCCGTCCGGCGTCGGCTCGAGGATGTCGCTCAGGGTGAACTTCGGGATGCCCGGCATCGGCACCTGGAAGCGGACTGTCAGAAGCTCGGGCGGGCGCCAGGCGAGCACCTCCTCGACGATCGCCTCGCGACCGTGGACACAATGGTTCGTCGTGCCCACGCCGCGCCGTCCGCTGGTGCTCGCCTCCTCGACGGCCGTCACGCCAACCTGCCACTGCGGTCGCCGGGCGGGTGAGGTGATCCACTCCCAGGCGATCGCCGGTGGCGCGGGCAGGATGTAGGACGTGGACCAGGCGGCCTCATCGGCGGTAACGAGGACCGGCGCCCGCGATTCCTCGTCCCGCCATGCTGTCTCGAGATCGCGGACCCAGCCAACGACCTCGCCGACGACGTCGTACGTCTCGCGGTGCTCGAGCAGACCCGCCGCGGCCGGGTCGCTGAGGCTCATCGCCCCGCATGGCGGCGTCCGTGTAGAGCGCGTACGCCCCGAGATCGAGCGTCTCCTGGACGGTGTTCTTGAGGAGCCGGTGCACGACGATGACGTCGCGCCCGACCAGCCCATCGCGGCCGGCCATCCGCTGTCGAGCGATCGGCCCATGGTGGACCACGAACTTCAGGTCGAGCCGCGGGATGAGCGTGCATGCATTGCAGTCGCATTGCGAGGCCTGGCCGATGTCGCGCAGGTGCCGCCGGAACGTGAAGTAGCAGTGCTCGATGGTGTCCTGCAGCGCCGACCCGTCCACGACCTCCGCGATGACGTAGGCGAACGCGGCGTCCCCCTCGAGCTTCGCGAGCCGGAAGGGGGGTCGGAGCGCGCGGACGACGGCATCGGTGAGGTCGGCGAGGATGTCCTGAGCGTGGTCGAGCTCCACGCCTGCGAGGTAGCTCGTGTAGCCGCTGATATCCGCGATGACGAGACAGGCGGGTTCGGGTCGGTCGGGCATCGCCGGAGTTCCCCTTGATTTCCCCTGTTCGATGCGGGACGCCGGGCGAGCATACGCTCTGCCATGACCCGGTGGACAGGCGGTCCTCCGTGGGCCACAGTAGGTTCCCGCTCCGCGTGCAGGTGCCCTGCGCGGGAGTCGGGATGTCTCGGCACAAGGAGGCTCACATGGCGAAGTTCCTCTGGCAGGTCTCGTACACCACCGAGGGGCTCAAGGGCCTCATGAAGGAGGGCGGCAGCAGCCGGGTCGCGGCGATCCGGCGACTCATCGAAAGTCGGGGCGGCAAGCTCGAGGCGTTCCACTTCGCGTTCGGCGACGACGACGTGTACCTGATCGCCGAACTGCCGAGCAACGTGGAGGCGTCCGCGATCAGCCTGGCGGTCGGGGCCTCCGGTGCGGCGCGGGTCAAGACGGTCGTTCTGCTCAGTGCCGAGGATGTGGACGCAGCGACGAAGGCCAACGTCGGCTATCGAGCGCCGGGCGCCTGAGGATCGTCGATCTCCAGGTCCGCCGATCGTCGGGTGTGACACGAGGAGTGGTCGGATCGCCGCGACGGCGGCGAGGTGGAAGCTCCGCGTGCCGCGCCTCGCCGCCGGATCCTCGCGATGTACTCGGGCCGTACGGGCCGCCCGACCAGGGTTCATGATCTGCGGATGATCGAAACCGCGGACGTGATCGTTGTGGGCGCCGGAGTGCAGGGCGCGAGCCTCGCCTTCCACCTGACGCGACGCGGCGCCCGCGTCCTCGTGCTGGAACGTGCGACGATCGCAGCCGGTGCGACCGGGCGTTCTTCGGGCTTCGTCCGGATGCACTACGACCTGGAGAGTGAGTCGCGGCTCGCGTGGGCATCCTTCCCGTACTTCCGGGACTGGCCGGAGTTCGTTGGCGCCGGCGACTGCGGCTTCGTCCGCACCGGGTACCTCCAGCTGGTCCCGGAGTCGCTGGCGGATCACCTGCGAGCCAACGTCGAGATGCAACAGCGCCTTGGCATCGCGACGTTGGTCGTGGGCCCGACGGAGGTCTCCGGCCTCCTTGGCGGCGCGGCGACGGAGGACATCACGGTCGGGGCGTACGAGGCCGGGTCCGGGTACGCTGATCCGTCCGGGACGGCTGCCGGCTTCCTGGCTGCCGCCTGCCGCGGCACCGCGCGGGTGATCCAGGGCTGCCGCGTCGACGCGGTGTGGCTGGAACGCGGCGCTGTCGCGGGAGTCGAGACGAACCGTGGTCGGTTCGCCGCGCCGGTCGTCGTCGACGTGGCCGGCGCCTGGGCGGCGGAGCTTGCGCGGACGGTCGGGGTGGACATCCCGGTCGAGCCGTGGCGCCACCCCACCGCCTATTTCGGCCTGCCGCCTGGCCGCGGACCCGACTTCCCGATCGTGGTCGATGAACGGAACCAGGTGTACTTCCGCCCGGAAGGCCGCGAGATGATGCTCGTCGGCCTGGAAAGCGGGAACGAGCTCGGGGGCTCGCCCGACCGGCCGCTCGGGGCGCTGCAGCCCGGCGACCTCGAGGAGATGGGGTCGCGCGTGTGCGCCCGGGTTCCGTGGATGGCCGACGGCACGCTGCGCACGGCACATGGTGGACAGGATGGCATCACGCCGGATGAGCGCGCGATCCTGGGTCGAGCCGGCCCGGACGGGTTCTTCCTCGCCTGCGGCTTCTCGGGAACCGGCTTCAAGACCGCACCGGCGGTCGGTGCGTGCCTCGCCGAGCTCATCCTCGACGGCCGCGCGACGACTGCGGACATCTCCGCCTATACGCTGGACCGATTTGCCGAAGGACGGTATCTCGTGGGCGAACACCCATACGGCAAGCTCTGGCGCTGACGCCTCGCGTTCGGCGCCATCGCGCCACCAGATTCGGAGCGATCTCTCGTGACTCGGCTTGGCCGAAACCGGTTCCGGCGCCTGGGTCTGCAGCGCCGGATCATGCTCTATGTCACGGCAGGTCTCGCGGTCCTGTTCGGCGTCATCACGTTCCTCGGTCTCGGAGCGATCGGGCAGGCCACGCAGCTCGTCTACCAGGAACGGCTCACCACCGCCTATACGACGGCCGGCAGCCTGGAGCGGGACTTCGCGCACCTTGCCGGCGATGTCCTCGAGACGAGCCAGGAGCTTCTCGGCCAGGGCACGACGGGTTTCGGCGCTGGTTCCGCGAGCTGGATCATGGGCCACATCGGCCGCGGCGACCCGTACCCGTTCTTCGACGTGACGGGCATCTGGCTGGTCGACTCCAGCGGGCGTCTGCTCGATCAGGCGGGTAGCCCGAGCGCCACCGCCGTCGACAGTGCGGCCGCGGCGCGTTCCATCGCAGCCTCGCTTCACGATCCGTACGCCGTGTTGCGGGCCGTCGAACCGGTGCCTGGTTCGGTCGCGTTCGCCAGCGTGGCGGTCCGACTCGGCGCGGCAGGCGACCTGGCCGCCCCGATCGCCGTCGTCACCACCGTCTCGATCAACAGCGCGAACGACTTCAATCCCGCCCGCTATGGCCGTTCGGCCCTGAGCCCTGTTCCGGCGGGGCCGGCCGCGAGCAGCGCCGAGCGGTACCACCTCGAGGTCGTCGACGCGCTCCTCGGGATCGCCGTGCTCGGGATCGGTCCGGATGAGCATCCTGGCCAGCTCAGCCCCCACTACGCGGCGGTCCGGGCGCTCATGGCCGCCGGAGGCGCCGCTGCCCAGCTCCACGAGCCGGGTCCCCACGACACGTTCGCCCCCCACGTCATGGCCGTGGTCCCGCTGCCAGGCAGTCCCTTCTACGTCATCCTCGAACAGCCGGTCGATGTCGCCCTGGCCCTCCCGAACCAGCTCCGCGACCAGCTCCTGTTCACGGCCGGCGCAGGATTCGTCGCTGCCTTGGCCCTGGCCTGGATCACGACCCGCCATGTCGTCAAGCCAACCGAGCAGCTCACGGCGGCCGCGGAGCGGATCGCGGCCGGCGACCTCGCGAGCCCGATCAACGTGAGTGCCCAGGACGAGGTCGGCAGTCTCGCCGAGAGTCTCGAGGCGATGCGGGGGCGACTTCAGACGGCGTACGCGGCGATCGAAGGAACGAACCGTGAGCTCGAGAATCGTGTCGCCGAGCGGACGGCGCGCCTCGGGCAACTCCTCCGCCAGACGATCACCGCACAGGAGGAGGAACGTCGGCGCCTTGCCCGGGAACTCCACGACGAGACAGCCCAGACGATCGCGGCGCTCTCGATCGCGCTCGATCGTGCACGCGACGACCTTGGCCAGGCACCACCGGCGACGCTCGCCCGGATCGGCGAGGCGCGCGAGATCGCTGCCCGTCTTCTGGCCGAGACACGGCGGCTCATCCTCGGCCTTCGGCCGGCCGTGCTCGACGACCTCGGTCTCCTCGCGGCGATCCGCTGGCACAGCGAGGAGATGCTCGGAGACTCCGCGGTCGAGGTCGCCATCGAGGCGGATCCGCTGCTGCCGCGCTGGCCCGATCACATCGAGGTCGCGCTGTTCCGCATCGCCCAGGAGGCGATCACCAACGTCGCCAGGCATGCCGACGCCCATCATGTGACGATCCGGGTGACCTCCATCGCGTCCACCGTGACGATCAGCGTCGCCGACGATGGCCGAGGTTTCGACGTTGAGCGCGCTCTTGGCTCGACCGGACCGGACGCGGAGAGCGTCGGGCTGATCGGGATGCAGGAACGCGTTCGGCTGCTCAACGGACAACTGCAGATCCGCTCGACCGAGGGCGGCGGAACGACCGTCCTCGTGGAGGCGCCGGTCATCGACGAGGAAGCCTGAATGCCGAAGATCCGCGTCGTCGTCGTGGACGACCACACGCTCATCCGCCAGGGGATCGTCGGGCTGCTCGACAGTCAGCCCGACATCGAGGTGGTCGGCCAGGCCGGGAGCGGCCAGGAGGCGATCGCGACCGTGGTCGAGATCGCGCCGGACATCGTGCTCATGGATATCAGCATGCCCGGCATGAGCGGGCTCAATGCGACCCGCGAGATCAAGAGCCGCCTGCCCGGTGTCCAGGTCGTCATGCTCACGATCCACGATCGCGAGGACTACCTGTATCAGGCCCTGCGGGCCGGCGCGTCAGGCTACGTCCTCAAGGGTGCCGATGTCCACGACCTGCTGGCCGCCGTGCGGAGTGCCCGAAGGGGCGAGGTCTACCTCTACCCGAGCATCACGAAGACGCTCGTGACCGACTACCTGCGCCGGGCACGCGGTGGCGAAGCCGCCGAGTCGTACGGCGGCCTGAGCGACCGTGAACGCGAGATCCTCAACCTCATCGCCCAGGGCAGGACGACCGCTGAGATCGCCGGTGAGCTCGTCCTGAGTCCGCACACGGTCCAGTCGCATCGGGATCACATCATGGCCAAGCTCGATCTGCACTCGAAAGCCGCGCTCATCAGGTACGCCATCGAGAAGGGCCTGCTCGAGCTGTAGGCCGGCTCCCTTCGCGCTGCGGCCGTCATCCCCCGAATCGCCCACCCCCGAATCGGGCATCGGGCGCATGCCGTTCGCCCATCCAGCCGATGGCCATGCCCGCGCGGGTCGCCCAGACTGACCTCAATGCCAGTTGCGCACCCTGCCGGCCCGTGCCGCCTCCTCTCGGAGTGATCCCAATGTTCCGTCCTCTCGGTCGACCCCTCCTGCTCCCGGTCGTCGGGCTCCTCTCCGCGCTCGTCGTCGGCGCCTGTGCCGGCAGCGCCCAGGGAGTGCCGACGTGGACCTTCCCGCCACCGGTCGCGAACGGTGCGCCAGGCGCCTCGACAGCGGCAACCTCCGCCAGCTCGGCACCGATCGCCTCGACAGCGGCAACCTCCGCCAGCTCGGCACCGGTCGGTCAGACGGCGCCCGCCGCGCCCTCCGCGCCTCCGAACGCGGCGCTTGCCGCGACCGCAGTCGGGTCGGGGATCGTCACCCGGCTCGACCTCACC comes from Chloroflexota bacterium and encodes:
- a CDS encoding helix-turn-helix transcriptional regulator, coding for MNEHLGQERVRADVIRLCRTTVDPLVFYAEANRLIGKVAPFDLSCWHQLDPATLLPTSHYNEFGIPAPAAWAHNEYMVDDLNKFSDLARADVPAASLSGATEGHPERSSRYRELLTHEGFRDEMRVAFVDSEACWGAALFLRAAGRPDYTPAEAAFLAELSRPIAQALRRSLLTLALAAGEGDEAPGLVVIDAAGRIESLTEPALRWMAELAEVGISVPDRLPSSVAAVAAVARSEPDLRRAGVPRVRALTRGGRWLVLHGALLEGTADGKVAVIIEPARSPEIAPLIVQAYGLTPRERDVAELVLQGRSTNEIAALLTVSPYTVQDHLKAIFEKVGVRSRREMVSRFFTEHYQPSLVASGDLAAH
- a CDS encoding pyridoxamine 5'-phosphate oxidase family protein: MVGQTEKFAHRGSRSACPLPAELRERLDGELVVWLSSVRPDGAPHLLPLWFAWDGEAITIYSKPEAQKVRNVRRDPRVMVAVGQAGSAFTVTLLEGVAEVVEGPGEPSAESGRLARYRDAMRQLGIGVEDFLATYSQRIRIQPVRVLDWGMPDWRAAVAAARSPDAQVERVTVASPFLTAVATGAAIFR
- a CDS encoding SRPBCC family protein, with protein sequence MSLSDPAAAGLLEHRETYDVVGEVVGWVRDLETAWRDEESRAPVLVTADEAAWSTSYILPAPPAIAWEWITSPARRPQWQVGVTAVEEASTSGRRGVGTTNHCVHGREAIVEEVLAWRPPELLTVRFQVPMPGIPKFTLSDILEPTPDGAGTRVSVRVLRPSSAKDRAKLEEIGPLLAHSFEGGIAPLQAALEADVAARAAAAARETPEPDLPVSAQRNIAAPVATAVRNGDATVTRST
- a CDS encoding GYD domain-containing protein; translated protein: MAKFLWQVSYTTEGLKGLMKEGGSSRVAAIRRLIESRGGKLEAFHFAFGDDDVYLIAELPSNVEASAISLAVGASGAARVKTVVLLSAEDVDAATKANVGYRAPGA
- a CDS encoding FAD-binding oxidoreductase — protein: MIETADVIVVGAGVQGASLAFHLTRRGARVLVLERATIAAGATGRSSGFVRMHYDLESESRLAWASFPYFRDWPEFVGAGDCGFVRTGYLQLVPESLADHLRANVEMQQRLGIATLVVGPTEVSGLLGGAATEDITVGAYEAGSGYADPSGTAAGFLAAACRGTARVIQGCRVDAVWLERGAVAGVETNRGRFAAPVVVDVAGAWAAELARTVGVDIPVEPWRHPTAYFGLPPGRGPDFPIVVDERNQVYFRPEGREMMLVGLESGNELGGSPDRPLGALQPGDLEEMGSRVCARVPWMADGTLRTAHGGQDGITPDERAILGRAGPDGFFLACGFSGTGFKTAPAVGACLAELILDGRATTADISAYTLDRFAEGRYLVGEHPYGKLWR
- a CDS encoding HAMP domain-containing protein — translated: MTRLGRNRFRRLGLQRRIMLYVTAGLAVLFGVITFLGLGAIGQATQLVYQERLTTAYTTAGSLERDFAHLAGDVLETSQELLGQGTTGFGAGSASWIMGHIGRGDPYPFFDVTGIWLVDSSGRLLDQAGSPSATAVDSAAAARSIAASLHDPYAVLRAVEPVPGSVAFASVAVRLGAAGDLAAPIAVVTTVSINSANDFNPARYGRSALSPVPAGPAASSAERYHLEVVDALLGIAVLGIGPDEHPGQLSPHYAAVRALMAAGGAAAQLHEPGPHDTFAPHVMAVVPLPGSPFYVILEQPVDVALALPNQLRDQLLFTAGAGFVAALALAWITTRHVVKPTEQLTAAAERIAAGDLASPINVSAQDEVGSLAESLEAMRGRLQTAYAAIEGTNRELENRVAERTARLGQLLRQTITAQEEERRRLARELHDETAQTIAALSIALDRARDDLGQAPPATLARIGEAREIAARLLAETRRLILGLRPAVLDDLGLLAAIRWHSEEMLGDSAVEVAIEADPLLPRWPDHIEVALFRIAQEAITNVARHADAHHVTIRVTSIASTVTISVADDGRGFDVERALGSTGPDAESVGLIGMQERVRLLNGQLQIRSTEGGGTTVLVEAPVIDEEA
- a CDS encoding response regulator transcription factor, giving the protein MPKIRVVVVDDHTLIRQGIVGLLDSQPDIEVVGQAGSGQEAIATVVEIAPDIVLMDISMPGMSGLNATREIKSRLPGVQVVMLTIHDREDYLYQALRAGASGYVLKGADVHDLLAAVRSARRGEVYLYPSITKTLVTDYLRRARGGEAAESYGGLSDREREILNLIAQGRTTAEIAGELVLSPHTVQSHRDHIMAKLDLHSKAALIRYAIEKGLLEL